From a single Bryobacter aggregatus MPL3 genomic region:
- the motA gene encoding flagellar motor stator protein MotA, whose translation MFSILGILVVFGAVAGGYFMSHGKFGVLFQPAELVVIFGAAIGSMLVANPLSIVRDLIKRILAVLKGTPYSKSMYLDTLKALADVFSYGRKNGLQKLENDIENPKQSQLFSQHKVFSTNHHALDFVCDTLRTAIAGGIGHFEIEQSMEADIDIMKHELEQPVSAMKEMADSLPGMGIVAAVLGVVITMGSLGGPPEQIGEHVAAALVGTFLGILFCYGIFGPLASNIQKMNEGEIEYMHSLRAGVAAFCKGAAPILAVEMARRSIPPHVRPSFKEMEQKVKGGGAK comes from the coding sequence ATGTTTTCCATTCTTGGCATTCTAGTTGTCTTCGGGGCCGTTGCGGGCGGCTATTTCATGTCTCATGGCAAATTTGGCGTGCTCTTCCAGCCAGCCGAGCTTGTCGTCATCTTTGGAGCTGCCATTGGCAGCATGCTCGTGGCCAATCCGCTCTCGATCGTACGCGATCTGATCAAGCGGATTCTGGCTGTTCTGAAGGGAACTCCTTATTCAAAAAGCATGTATCTCGATACCTTGAAAGCCCTCGCCGATGTCTTCAGCTATGGGCGCAAGAACGGCCTGCAAAAGCTGGAGAACGACATTGAGAACCCGAAGCAGAGCCAGCTCTTCTCGCAGCACAAGGTCTTCAGCACGAATCATCACGCGCTCGATTTTGTCTGCGATACCTTGCGCACCGCGATTGCCGGAGGCATTGGGCATTTTGAAATCGAGCAGTCGATGGAGGCGGACATCGACATCATGAAGCATGAGTTGGAGCAGCCAGTGAGCGCCATGAAAGAAATGGCGGACTCTTTGCCCGGCATGGGAATCGTAGCCGCGGTTCTGGGAGTGGTCATCACCATGGGAAGCTTGGGCGGGCCCCCCGAACAGATCGGCGAGCACGTCGCGGCCGCGCTGGTGGGTACCTTTCTGGGAATTCTGTTCTGTTATGGCATCTTTGGTCCACTGGCCAGCAACATCCAGAAGATGAACGAAGGCGAAATCGAGTACATGCATTCGCTGCGGGCCGGGGTTGCCGCATTCTGCAAAGGCGCGGCTCCGATTCTTGCCGTCGAGATGGCCCGCCGCTCCATTCCCCCCCACGTACGGCCCAGCTTCAAGGAGATGGAGCAGAAGGTCAAGGGCGGGGGCGCAAAGTAG
- a CDS encoding flagellar motor protein MotB, with translation MSEQGLPPVYIIKKKVHAHGHHGGAWKVAYADFVTAMMAFFMVMWLMGSSDKVKQAVSGYFRDPQGFKKQSGTGITGDGEQITISQDNMEGLKEKIQSAMKQLPDFKQIRDHVTMTVTGEGLRIELMEKEKGMFFESGSPNPSAFGREILSKMSVELAKLPNNVVIEGHTDAKPFSADGVYTNWELSSDRANSARRLMTDAGLRSGQIKQVRGFADQRLMDKQDPNAPKNRRISVIVQYQDARPPAESDAAKASDEKHETKAPEVSGHH, from the coding sequence ATGAGTGAGCAAGGTCTCCCGCCGGTTTACATCATCAAGAAGAAAGTCCACGCACACGGTCATCATGGAGGAGCCTGGAAGGTGGCCTATGCCGACTTTGTCACGGCCATGATGGCCTTTTTCATGGTGATGTGGCTGATGGGTTCCTCCGATAAGGTGAAGCAAGCCGTGAGCGGATACTTCCGCGACCCACAGGGATTCAAGAAGCAGTCCGGAACCGGCATCACTGGCGATGGGGAGCAGATCACGATTTCCCAGGACAATATGGAGGGACTGAAGGAAAAGATTCAATCGGCAATGAAGCAACTGCCCGACTTTAAGCAAATCCGCGATCATGTGACGATGACGGTCACCGGCGAGGGTCTTCGGATCGAGTTGATGGAGAAAGAGAAGGGAATGTTCTTTGAAAGTGGCAGCCCCAACCCCAGTGCTTTCGGCCGGGAGATTCTATCCAAGATGAGCGTGGAGTTGGCCAAGCTTCCCAACAATGTCGTGATCGAAGGCCATACAGACGCCAAGCCCTTCTCTGCCGACGGTGTTTATACGAACTGGGAACTATCCTCCGATCGGGCGAATTCTGCGCGGAGACTGATGACCGACGCCGGGCTGCGGTCTGGCCAGATCAAGCAAGTACGCGGGTTTGCAGACCAGCGGCTGATGGACAAGCAGGACCCGAATGCCCCCAAGAATCGCCGGATCTCGGTGATTGTGCAATACCAGGACGCCCGGCCGCCAGCCGAGTCCGATGCAGCCAAAGCGAGCGACGAAAAGCATGAGACAAAAGCCCCCGAGGTGAGCGGCCACCATTAG
- a CDS encoding class I SAM-dependent methyltransferase, producing the protein MHEILERLGPEAIVLDLGSRSGSFARAATRACVVRMDLDSSTASDFVQADARRMPFRDASIAAVIANHSLEHVEGLDECLTEIGRVLQPEGQLYVAVPDSSTLSDRVYRWLSHGGGHVNGIEDASAFAERIQKPVPLPLAGIRLLHTSFAYLNCHGPVRWSRRIYLLGGGAEWTLRLASIAFRHCDRLFGTRWSVYGWAFYFGKLPPIDPVPSVNVCIRCGAAHVSEWLLALGIVRRRWLGREFACPECGARNAFTDDLPRSF; encoded by the coding sequence TTGCATGAGATTTTAGAGCGGCTGGGTCCTGAGGCGATCGTCCTCGATCTGGGGAGCCGGAGTGGGAGCTTTGCGCGTGCGGCCACACGGGCGTGCGTGGTCCGCATGGATCTGGATTCCAGTACTGCCTCAGACTTTGTGCAGGCGGACGCGCGCCGGATGCCGTTTCGTGATGCGTCCATCGCGGCGGTCATCGCCAACCACAGCCTCGAGCATGTTGAAGGCCTGGACGAATGTCTGACTGAAATCGGCCGGGTGCTCCAACCGGAAGGACAGCTTTATGTGGCTGTGCCGGATTCCTCCACTCTCTCTGACCGGGTGTATCGTTGGCTGAGCCATGGCGGCGGCCACGTGAATGGAATCGAAGACGCCTCGGCTTTTGCCGAAAGAATCCAGAAACCAGTCCCTCTGCCGCTCGCTGGAATCCGGCTTCTGCACACCAGTTTTGCCTATCTCAATTGCCATGGGCCAGTCCGTTGGTCGCGCCGTATCTATCTGCTTGGCGGCGGCGCGGAATGGACTCTGCGTCTGGCTAGTATTGCTTTCCGGCATTGCGACCGGCTCTTCGGGACGCGCTGGAGTGTCTACGGGTGGGCCTTTTACTTTGGGAAGCTGCCTCCGATCGACCCGGTTCCGAGCGTGAATGTTTGTATCCGCTGTGGCGCAGCCCATGTTTCGGAGTGGCTGCTCGCGCTCGGGATTGTCCGGCGCCGTTGGCTGGGGCGGGAGTTTGCCTGTCCGGAGTGTGGGGCGCGCAACGCCTTTACGGATGATTTGCCGCGCTCCTTCTAA
- a CDS encoding glycine betaine ABC transporter substrate-binding protein — MLNRRALLTAPGLAFLSGCKRAPRVKVGGKENIEGSLLAEIMSQLLERKLTAQIERRMGIKGANAVYAALQGSDVDVYLEYSRIAFQVLLKSIEPIDLTMRLEKLQKDFRTNAQAEWLGFLGFENIHTAVVRADDPAFEKINTLSQAGADRTGWKLGCTSEFAQSSEGYQVLKTTYQIPERTGTRLEPINQLYFGLGDKRIDMLITGSTDPRIPNQKYKVLVDDRGIFTSNQAGLLLRQEVAATNPQVREVLDSLNGKIDNTTMKNLNREIEINKRGLAEVAIEWLTSAKLI; from the coding sequence ATGTTGAATCGGAGAGCTCTACTTACGGCACCAGGTCTCGCCTTCTTATCCGGCTGCAAGCGTGCGCCTCGGGTCAAGGTTGGGGGCAAAGAGAACATTGAGGGCTCGCTGCTTGCCGAGATCATGAGCCAGCTTCTCGAACGGAAGCTCACGGCTCAGATTGAGCGGCGGATGGGCATTAAGGGCGCAAACGCCGTTTATGCGGCCCTGCAGGGGAGTGACGTTGACGTTTATCTGGAATACTCCCGCATCGCCTTCCAGGTGCTCCTCAAGTCGATTGAGCCGATTGATTTAACGATGCGGCTTGAGAAACTACAGAAAGATTTCCGCACCAACGCGCAGGCGGAGTGGCTTGGCTTTCTTGGTTTTGAAAACATTCATACGGCGGTGGTGCGTGCAGACGACCCTGCTTTTGAGAAGATCAATACCCTTTCTCAAGCGGGTGCAGACCGCACGGGCTGGAAGTTAGGCTGCACGAGCGAGTTCGCGCAAAGCTCCGAAGGCTATCAGGTCTTAAAGACGACGTATCAGATTCCAGAGCGTACCGGAACCCGGCTGGAGCCCATCAATCAGCTCTATTTTGGGTTGGGCGACAAGCGCATCGATATGCTGATCACAGGTTCGACCGATCCGCGGATTCCGAATCAGAAGTATAAAGTGCTGGTGGATGATCGAGGCATCTTCACGTCGAACCAGGCCGGGCTGCTGCTACGGCAGGAAGTGGCTGCGACCAATCCGCAGGTGCGTGAGGTTCTCGACAGCTTGAATGGCAAAATCGATAACACGACGATGAAGAATCTGAATCGCGAGATTGAGATCAATAAGCGGGGCTTGGCTGAAGTTGCGATCGAATGGCTGACTTCGGCGAAGCTGATTTAG
- a CDS encoding DUF6986 family protein, whose amino-acid sequence MERFLIKAAKRQPVHVFYGGAHLFKSGIFAKMGQRALALAEDIGISSAVREKLENEPIEDYRIDFEDGFGERSEAEELETAKQAGLEFARMSKDKQLPFRIGIRPKAEGRRARHTLETFLKHATASPLPASLVVTQPKIEKAEEAKRWREMLEKAEFHFHLPPLTLRHEIMVEHPTAIRGLSEIAKACENRLESAHFGCYDYLSAMWIPAPAQSLDHPYAMRARWAMQQVMAPLGIATSDGAYTQLPTGEDLAAKQAAIAGHRERVTRALTEGLYCGWDLHPGQLISRYSALYDYFHQHLPAMRQRYQAFLASQTKARVSGTQFDDAATVEGLLVFLRRGIGCGAFTEADLQ is encoded by the coding sequence ATGGAAAGATTCCTTATTAAGGCGGCAAAACGCCAGCCGGTCCATGTATTCTACGGCGGGGCGCATCTGTTCAAGAGCGGCATTTTCGCCAAGATGGGGCAACGTGCTCTGGCCCTGGCGGAAGACATCGGAATCAGTAGCGCCGTACGGGAAAAGTTAGAGAACGAACCCATTGAGGACTATCGCATCGACTTTGAAGACGGTTTTGGCGAGCGGAGCGAAGCCGAGGAGTTGGAGACAGCAAAGCAGGCGGGCCTCGAGTTTGCGCGGATGTCCAAGGATAAACAACTTCCGTTTCGCATCGGAATCCGCCCGAAGGCCGAAGGCCGCCGGGCCCGGCATACCCTGGAGACTTTTCTGAAGCATGCCACCGCATCGCCGCTGCCTGCCTCTCTGGTGGTCACCCAACCGAAGATTGAGAAGGCGGAAGAGGCGAAACGATGGCGTGAAATGCTGGAGAAAGCGGAGTTTCACTTTCATCTCCCCCCCTTGACCTTGCGCCACGAGATCATGGTGGAGCACCCCACCGCCATTCGCGGCCTGAGCGAGATTGCCAAGGCTTGCGAGAACCGCCTGGAATCGGCGCACTTTGGTTGTTACGACTATCTCAGCGCGATGTGGATCCCGGCGCCCGCACAGTCTCTCGATCATCCCTATGCAATGCGCGCCCGGTGGGCTATGCAGCAGGTGATGGCGCCGCTCGGAATCGCCACCAGCGATGGAGCGTATACGCAGCTTCCGACCGGGGAAGATCTTGCGGCCAAGCAAGCGGCGATTGCGGGCCATCGCGAGCGGGTGACGCGTGCACTCACCGAAGGGCTATATTGCGGTTGGGATCTCCACCCGGGACAGCTCATCAGCCGCTATTCCGCTCTTTATGATTATTTTCACCAGCATCTTCCTGCGATGCGGCAACGTTACCAGGCTTTTCTTGCATCCCAAACCAAAGCCCGTGTATCGGGAACGCAGTTTGATGATGCTGCTACGGTCGAAGGGCTGCTGGTCTTTCTGCGCCGGGGGATCGGATGTGGCGCTTTTACCGAAGCAGACTTGCAATAG
- a CDS encoding nucleoside deaminase, whose amino-acid sequence MQNPYLLRAIELALRNVNDRGGGPFGSVIVKSGEILAEGVNQVTTHHDPTAHAEVVAIRNACRKLETFELQGCDIYASCEPCPMCLAAIYWARIDRIYYAASRQDAALAGFDDEFLYREIALPPAERRIPIEQQHRDEALFVFENWGKDYGKIPY is encoded by the coding sequence ATGCAGAACCCTTATTTGTTACGCGCCATCGAGCTTGCGCTCCGCAATGTCAATGATCGCGGGGGTGGCCCCTTTGGGTCTGTCATCGTCAAAAGTGGCGAGATCCTCGCCGAGGGTGTGAATCAGGTCACGACTCATCATGACCCCACCGCTCATGCGGAAGTGGTTGCCATTCGCAATGCCTGCCGGAAGCTGGAGACCTTTGAGCTCCAGGGGTGCGATATCTATGCGAGTTGCGAGCCTTGTCCGATGTGCCTGGCCGCGATCTATTGGGCCAGGATCGACCGGATCTACTATGCTGCTTCCCGGCAGGACGCCGCACTCGCGGGTTTCGATGATGAATTCCTCTACCGCGAGATCGCTCTTCCGCCTGCAGAGCGTAGAATTCCGATTGAACAACAACATCGCGACGAAGCTCTCTTCGTCTTTGAGAACTGGGGCAAAGACTATGGAAAGATTCCTTATTAA
- a CDS encoding hybrid sensor histidine kinase/response regulator, with the protein MERADFEQWKPKEVARLLALVETERRYYQEIVANVPVSLLIVGPNLLAISSNRQFRVTTAKKNDEVLGHPLAELIPIDAVVELAQQVVSTGLAAPKVEVLWPLGEGNRPVTVSALPLRSWEEDSESEALLVIQEQVAASQLLPPLTEKQAKAVDLASAVDAMLWEADLTSGRIEYVNDRAEELFGHPESTWLDKAEVWTDRVAPEDRERVKRFYDHLASSKGTTYTVEFQAVRADDSTFHVRETVRVQRDSSGRPLKLYGCTSDITERLQIESQNAAAQKSEALTRLSAKLAHDLNNLLMIIAGYGEELKNSLPAENPLHHDMKEILSATERLYSVTTQLQTYTRRPVVNAKITSIPTFLQSVTPVLERVLGQHISLTVEQLPDLAKGKMDAAQIEQALVSLAHHAFLELGGAGSVVLQADQVRVQESTGSESSLDAGDYIRFSFSHSGTPMSPEARQRILEPWLYSEESVRDIKMGLSTAYQILRQSHGELMVESGPGKGTAFLLYLPMVSRAELEAERALAGTAVAPPVLETPAEPETTLETILVVEDEGGIRALVRKILRRQGYNVLEAAHGEEALRVMHDFNGHIDLLLTDVMMPGMNGVELSYKALEAKPSLKVLFVSGYTDESLLEAGQFPSGTAFLQKPFTLGSLLGKVREVLDTSMLRTAAG; encoded by the coding sequence ATGGAACGTGCTGATTTTGAACAATGGAAGCCGAAAGAAGTGGCGCGGTTGCTTGCTTTGGTGGAGACAGAGCGCCGCTATTACCAGGAAATCGTTGCCAACGTTCCCGTTAGTCTTCTGATTGTGGGGCCTAATCTCCTTGCGATCTCGTCCAACCGCCAGTTTCGCGTCACGACTGCGAAGAAGAACGATGAGGTGCTCGGGCATCCGCTGGCTGAGTTGATTCCGATTGATGCGGTGGTCGAGTTGGCGCAACAAGTGGTATCCACCGGTCTTGCCGCACCGAAGGTGGAGGTATTGTGGCCGCTGGGTGAGGGGAATCGTCCTGTCACCGTTTCGGCGCTGCCACTGCGTAGTTGGGAAGAGGATTCTGAGTCGGAGGCGCTTCTCGTGATTCAGGAGCAGGTGGCTGCTTCTCAACTCCTGCCACCGCTGACTGAAAAGCAGGCGAAGGCGGTGGATCTTGCCTCTGCAGTGGATGCGATGCTGTGGGAGGCAGATCTCACAAGCGGCCGGATTGAGTACGTCAATGACCGTGCCGAGGAACTGTTTGGACATCCGGAGTCTACCTGGCTGGACAAGGCAGAGGTCTGGACAGACCGTGTCGCGCCTGAGGACCGGGAGCGTGTCAAGCGTTTCTATGATCACCTTGCGTCGAGCAAAGGAACTACCTATACCGTCGAGTTTCAGGCGGTGCGTGCCGATGACTCCACCTTCCATGTTCGTGAGACCGTTCGTGTGCAGCGAGATAGCTCCGGCCGTCCCCTCAAGCTTTATGGGTGCACCTCGGACATCACCGAGCGCCTCCAGATTGAGAGTCAGAACGCGGCGGCACAGAAGAGCGAAGCGCTTACCCGCCTCAGCGCCAAGCTGGCTCACGATCTGAACAACCTGTTGATGATCATCGCCGGCTATGGGGAAGAGTTGAAGAACTCGCTGCCGGCGGAGAATCCACTGCATCACGATATGAAGGAGATTCTGTCTGCGACAGAACGGCTCTATTCCGTCACCACGCAGTTGCAGACCTATACGCGGCGTCCTGTTGTTAACGCCAAGATCACGAGCATCCCGACCTTTCTCCAATCCGTAACTCCGGTTCTGGAGAGAGTGCTCGGCCAGCACATCAGCCTGACGGTCGAGCAGTTGCCCGATCTTGCCAAGGGCAAGATGGACGCTGCTCAGATCGAACAGGCTCTGGTATCCCTTGCGCATCACGCTTTCCTCGAACTGGGGGGAGCCGGGAGCGTGGTGCTGCAAGCGGACCAGGTCCGGGTCCAGGAATCGACCGGTTCCGAAAGTAGCCTGGATGCGGGGGATTACATCCGCTTCTCCTTTAGCCACTCCGGTACGCCGATGAGCCCGGAGGCGCGCCAGCGCATTCTCGAACCCTGGCTCTATTCGGAAGAGAGCGTCCGTGACATCAAGATGGGCCTTTCGACGGCCTATCAGATCCTGCGCCAGAGCCACGGCGAGTTGATGGTCGAAAGTGGTCCTGGAAAAGGGACTGCGTTCCTTTTGTACTTACCGATGGTGAGCCGGGCCGAGCTCGAAGCGGAGCGCGCACTTGCCGGCACCGCGGTGGCGCCGCCAGTGCTCGAAACGCCTGCAGAGCCGGAAACCACTCTCGAGACGATTCTGGTGGTGGAAGACGAAGGCGGCATTCGCGCCCTGGTGCGAAAGATCCTGCGCCGCCAAGGCTACAACGTTCTGGAGGCCGCGCATGGCGAAGAAGCCTTGCGTGTCATGCACGACTTCAACGGTCATATCGACTTGCTCCTCACTGATGTGATGATGCCTGGAATGAATGGTGTGGAGTTGAGCTACAAGGCTCTCGAAGCTAAGCCGAGCTTAAAGGTGCTTTTTGTTTCGGGATACACCGATGAGAGCTTGCTCGAAGCAGGACAGTTCCCCTCGGGCACAGCCTTCCTGCAGAAGCCCTTCACGTTGGGGAGTCTGTTGGGGAAGGTGCGCGAAGTGCTCGATACGAGTATGTTGCGGACGGCGGCGGGCTAG
- a CDS encoding TonB-dependent receptor, with translation MSRQISAVLLMVLLGTAAWSQEFRATVSGRVTDASGASVPNTKITAINLATNETTNVSSDNSGAYTLPFLRPGQYRMTAVASGFKTYNRENLTVEVGRLLSVDILLEVGAMTDSVSVTAEAGLLETQTASRSGVVNQMQVSELPLNARNPFMLGSMMSGVVFRGAAIWQRPFDNGAIAEWSVNGGRQSNNEFMMDGAPNNAQAGGNNIAYVPVVDAVQEFSVQQNSYDAQYGKTGGGVFNVVLKTGGSQHHGVAWEFLRRKFLDANTFQGNAAGAQRADHLLDQYGFQFDGPVLVPKLLTRESKVKLFYLGTFENYRENTPNPLTNSYPDMAFRNGDFSKLTNAQKAPILIYDPTNYSLDASGNPVRVPFAGNIIPQSRINPVAQAITKYMPTPNAATKDGFRYSTNNHLLPDYVNHDKFYNLILKFDWNFGDKHRAFFRHASNDRTEDRASNGIDNKVGTDGQQPFQRINDAYVFDWVSTLSPTLVMNIRASSNRFIEKGLGKANDGFDLKSLGFSSSLVSQLPAPTFFGQYQFNDYSTLGRYQSVNITNNYNLAANITKIAGSHTMKFGTDLRRIHYIIQDTGNILQFGKDSGVLAGGFNDKSFTQKLFNQGDATSGDAYATFLLGYVNGASNYPVFPFIQQWYFAPYFQDDWKVSRKLSLNLGLRWDYNGPASEKYNRLNRGFNGSVASPIASQLSASTLDMYPQLKNLKGGFEFAGVNGNSRLVANPTYQTLQPRIGVAYQVRNRVVVRGGYGLYFLNPNNDWLRYAGFQTNTPITNSLDGNRTPIPGVLSNPYPGGISKPSGSSLGALTFAGRNSDWANPNFRTPKVHQFSLGFQVQTSQFSSLELTYVGSRSIDLNNARDYNIPSLDFRKKCNILEGGSPAFCDQNVPNPFKGVAAFQGTPYYVQDSISNFNLNRPYPQFAGNLTQRAVNGSKAWYNSFQANYNIRLRDLNLLANYTLSKTVEQYGWNDPYADVQQRGIYLNDRPHYFKVNAVYQLPFGKGKQWGAGSRGFVGKLISGWEATSFYTNSSGEPADLPSNVIQLKDPKIDNVDWKANKVQGWKPCTQRIFNDGSTTSYNCNGSTDYYWQMLPGYAPRSTPLRSGQIRKHHAFTMDSSLNKNTQITERIRMQLRFEAFNIFNHNYFGRDTFNVDPTSPNFGAVFPSVVSNQNTFPRQVQIAMKVYW, from the coding sequence ATGTCGAGACAGATTTCTGCAGTTTTGCTTATGGTGTTGCTCGGTACTGCCGCTTGGTCCCAGGAGTTTCGAGCCACTGTCTCCGGGCGCGTGACCGATGCCTCAGGCGCTTCTGTTCCCAATACGAAGATTACCGCCATCAACTTGGCAACGAATGAAACGACCAACGTAAGCTCGGATAACTCCGGTGCCTATACACTGCCTTTCCTGCGGCCCGGCCAGTACAGAATGACGGCCGTCGCCAGTGGTTTTAAGACCTACAACCGTGAGAATCTGACGGTAGAAGTTGGCCGTCTGCTCAGCGTCGATATTCTGCTCGAAGTGGGCGCGATGACGGATTCCGTATCGGTCACCGCGGAAGCTGGGCTCCTCGAAACACAGACCGCCAGTCGATCTGGCGTCGTCAATCAGATGCAGGTGTCCGAACTGCCGCTCAATGCCCGAAACCCCTTCATGCTCGGCTCGATGATGTCGGGCGTCGTCTTCCGCGGCGCCGCCATCTGGCAGCGGCCCTTTGACAATGGCGCGATCGCCGAATGGAGCGTGAATGGCGGACGGCAATCGAATAACGAATTCATGATGGACGGCGCGCCGAACAATGCGCAGGCCGGTGGCAACAATATCGCCTATGTGCCGGTTGTCGACGCTGTACAGGAGTTCAGCGTGCAGCAGAATTCTTACGATGCCCAATATGGCAAGACCGGTGGCGGCGTCTTTAACGTCGTACTGAAGACCGGAGGCTCGCAGCACCACGGCGTCGCCTGGGAGTTTCTGCGTCGCAAGTTCCTGGACGCCAATACCTTCCAGGGGAATGCCGCAGGCGCTCAGCGCGCGGATCATTTGCTGGACCAATATGGCTTTCAGTTCGATGGTCCGGTGCTGGTTCCCAAACTCCTCACCAGAGAGAGCAAGGTCAAGCTCTTCTACCTGGGCACCTTTGAGAACTATCGCGAGAATACTCCGAATCCCCTGACCAACTCCTATCCCGATATGGCCTTCCGCAATGGGGACTTTTCGAAGCTCACCAATGCGCAAAAAGCTCCGATCCTGATTTACGACCCCACAAACTACAGTTTGGACGCCAGCGGCAATCCGGTTCGAGTCCCCTTCGCCGGCAATATCATCCCCCAGTCGCGCATCAATCCGGTGGCTCAGGCGATCACCAAGTACATGCCAACTCCGAATGCGGCAACCAAAGACGGCTTCAGGTATTCCACCAACAATCACCTGCTGCCGGACTACGTGAACCACGACAAGTTCTACAATCTGATCCTCAAGTTCGACTGGAACTTTGGCGATAAACACCGCGCCTTCTTCCGACATGCCTCAAACGATCGCACCGAAGACCGAGCGTCCAATGGCATCGACAACAAGGTGGGCACAGATGGGCAGCAGCCCTTCCAGCGCATCAATGACGCCTACGTTTTCGATTGGGTATCCACCCTGTCCCCAACCCTGGTGATGAACATCCGGGCTTCCTCCAATCGCTTCATCGAAAAGGGACTCGGGAAGGCGAATGATGGCTTTGACCTAAAATCGCTGGGATTCTCTTCCTCGCTCGTGAGCCAACTTCCCGCCCCCACATTCTTTGGCCAATATCAGTTCAACGACTATTCGACGCTGGGCCGCTACCAGAGCGTCAACATCACGAACAACTATAATCTGGCTGCGAATATCACGAAGATCGCCGGCTCGCACACCATGAAATTCGGTACCGACCTACGACGCATTCACTACATCATCCAGGACACCGGCAACATTCTGCAATTTGGCAAAGACAGTGGCGTTCTCGCAGGCGGCTTCAACGACAAGAGCTTTACGCAGAAGCTCTTCAATCAGGGCGACGCAACCTCAGGAGACGCCTACGCGACCTTCCTGCTCGGTTATGTCAATGGAGCCTCGAATTACCCCGTCTTCCCCTTCATCCAGCAGTGGTACTTCGCGCCCTACTTCCAGGACGATTGGAAAGTGTCCCGCAAGTTAAGCTTAAACCTGGGATTGCGTTGGGACTATAACGGCCCCGCAAGCGAGAAGTACAATCGGCTGAATCGCGGCTTCAACGGATCGGTGGCCAGTCCGATTGCCAGTCAGCTCTCGGCCTCGACCTTGGACATGTATCCGCAGCTGAAAAATCTGAAGGGAGGCTTTGAATTCGCTGGCGTGAACGGGAACTCCCGGCTCGTCGCCAATCCGACCTACCAGACTTTGCAGCCGCGCATCGGCGTCGCCTATCAGGTGCGCAACCGCGTTGTGGTTCGCGGCGGCTACGGCCTATACTTCCTCAATCCAAACAATGACTGGTTGCGCTATGCCGGCTTCCAGACCAACACGCCGATCACAAACTCGCTGGACGGGAATCGCACCCCAATTCCTGGCGTTCTTTCCAATCCGTATCCGGGCGGAATCTCAAAGCCAAGCGGATCCTCGCTGGGGGCCCTGACCTTTGCTGGACGCAACAGCGATTGGGCCAATCCGAACTTCCGCACCCCCAAAGTGCATCAGTTCTCGCTTGGATTCCAGGTCCAGACCTCTCAGTTCTCCTCGCTCGAACTGACTTATGTCGGCAGCCGCTCCATTGATCTGAACAACGCGCGGGATTACAACATTCCCTCGCTCGACTTCCGCAAGAAGTGCAACATCCTTGAAGGCGGGAGCCCGGCTTTCTGCGACCAGAATGTTCCCAATCCGTTCAAGGGTGTGGCCGCATTCCAGGGCACTCCGTACTACGTGCAGGACTCCATCTCCAACTTCAATCTGAACCGTCCCTATCCACAGTTTGCCGGGAACCTCACGCAGCGCGCCGTCAACGGATCGAAGGCCTGGTACAACTCTTTCCAGGCAAATTACAATATCCGGCTGCGTGATCTCAACCTGCTGGCCAACTACACACTCTCGAAAACGGTCGAGCAGTATGGCTGGAACGATCCCTACGCAGACGTCCAGCAGCGCGGCATCTATTTGAATGATCGTCCGCACTACTTCAAGGTCAACGCGGTATACCAGTTGCCCTTTGGCAAGGGCAAGCAATGGGGCGCCGGGAGCCGTGGATTTGTGGGGAAGCTGATCAGCGGCTGGGAAGCAACCAGCTTCTACACCAATTCGAGTGGTGAACCGGCGGACCTGCCTAGCAATGTCATCCAGTTGAAAGACCCGAAGATCGACAACGTCGATTGGAAGGCGAACAAGGTACAGGGCTGGAAGCCTTGCACCCAGCGCATCTTCAACGATGGCAGCACCACCAGCTACAACTGCAACGGAAGCACAGACTACTACTGGCAGATGCTGCCCGGTTATGCTCCGCGCTCGACACCTTTGCGCAGCGGTCAGATCCGCAAGCACCACGCGTTCACGATGGACTCGTCGCTGAACAAGAATACGCAGATCACCGAACGCATCCGTATGCAGTTGCGCTTTGAAGCCTTCAATATCTTCAATCACAACTACTTCGGCCGCGATACCTTCAACGTTGACCCCACCAGCCCGAACTTCGGCGCGGTCTTCCCGTCGGTTGTTTCCAACCAGAACACGTTCCCCCGACAGGTACAGATCGCCATGAAGGTCTACTGGTAA